From the genome of Candidatus Cloacimonadota bacterium:
GTAAATGCAATATCTGCCTATCCGAATCCCATGAAGGATCATCTCAATATCAAGATCACGCAGGATGATAAACCAGTGATTGCTGCAAACCACATAGATATCTTCAATATCAAGGGTCAGTTAATCCGCTCTCTAAAACTGACGAAAGGTGAAACGGTATGGGACGGTAAAGACAGCGAGGGAAAACCATGTCCCAAAGGGATATATCTGCTCCGCTACCAATATGGCACAAGCCATGTAACCAAAATATGCAAAACCCATTAGGAGGGAAAAATGAAACAATCAATGCTTATTCTACTCATTTCGATTATGGCTGCTCTCTGCAGCATGGCATTTGCCCAGAGCGGATACGTATATAACGAGAGCCTGCCGATTGTTCGTATAGCTTCCAGATCTATTTATGTATGCTCCGATAACAGTGTAGTAGTATTGTCTAGCGTCGATGATACTATGGATGAGTGGTGGTATTATCATTTAGCTATCACCAAGCTTGATCCATACGGCAAC
Proteins encoded in this window:
- a CDS encoding T9SS type A sorting domain-containing protein, with amino-acid sequence VNAISAYPNPMKDHLNIKITQDDKPVIAANHIDIFNIKGQLIRSLKLTKGETVWDGKDSEGKPCPKGIYLLRYQYGTSHVTKICKTH